One part of the bacterium genome encodes these proteins:
- the secG gene encoding preprotein translocase subunit SecG, which translates to MDFAAVLPFTQILLAILLIGGILLQRSEASLGSAFGVDGFSSTRYARRGFEKLLFNGTIVVAILFIISTFIALIS; encoded by the coding sequence ATGGATTTTGCCGCAGTATTGCCGTTCACACAAATTCTCCTTGCCATCTTGCTTATCGGGGGCATTCTGCTCCAACGATCTGAAGCGAGTCTCGGGAGTGCGTTTGGCGTTGACGGATTTTCTTCCACTCGCTATGCAAGACGTGGATTTGAAAAATTGCTTTTTAACGGGACAATTGTTGTCGCGATCTTATTTATTATTTCCACATTTATAGCTCTCATATCATAG
- a CDS encoding LemA family protein — translation MEIFFIPLAVLAALLVWFAGAYNGFVRLITRAKEAWADIDVQLKRRYDLIPNLVNTVKGYAAHESNTFENVTKARAAAMGAQNIEEKGKAENVLTGALKSLFAVAEAYPNLKANENFLELQRELSDTENKIQAARRFYNTNVRDLNIAVDSFPNNIIANFFKFTKMEFFNLGEEAAAKNPVEVKF, via the coding sequence ATGGAAATTTTCTTTATACCACTCGCCGTTCTTGCCGCTCTTCTTGTGTGGTTTGCGGGTGCCTATAACGGTTTCGTACGGCTTATTACTCGGGCAAAAGAAGCTTGGGCGGACATCGATGTCCAACTTAAGCGTCGTTACGACCTTATTCCCAACCTTGTAAATACCGTCAAAGGCTATGCCGCGCATGAATCAAACACCTTTGAGAACGTCACAAAAGCGCGGGCAGCGGCAATGGGCGCACAAAACATAGAAGAAAAAGGAAAGGCGGAGAATGTGCTCACCGGCGCCCTCAAATCCTTGTTTGCGGTTGCGGAAGCGTATCCCAATCTTAAGGCGAACGAAAACTTTCTTGAACTTCAGAGAGAATTGTCGGATACGGAAAATAAAATTCAGGCGGCACGCCGTTTTTATAACACGAACGTCCGCGACTTAAACATTGCCGTCGATTCTTTTCCGAACAATATTATCGCAAACTTTTTCAAGTTTACGAAAATGGAATTCTTCAACCTTGGGGAAGAGGCGGCAGCCAAAAATCCCGTTGAAGTAAAGTTTTAA
- a CDS encoding M48 family metalloprotease — MASLYTNQDSNVRKTWALMGVFFLIIIAIGWAFSAAYNAPEILYIAVVISLCMNVGSYWYSDKLVIAMTGAKPVFKKDNPDLWNIVENLSITAGLPMPKVYVVDDQAPNAFATGRDKEHAVVAVTTGLLSVLNRTELEGVVAHELSHIGNRDILISTIAVVLAGFIAILSNMFLRMARFGGSRNNRNGGGLQAIGLIVGLLLAILAPIAATLIRLAVSRKREFLADASGALLTRYPEGLASALEKISRYGQPMQRANDATAHLFISNPFGSSKGLHALFMTHPPVEERTKALRES, encoded by the coding sequence ATGGCTTCGCTGTATACCAATCAAGATAGCAACGTACGAAAAACCTGGGCTCTGATGGGCGTCTTTTTTCTCATTATTATCGCTATCGGCTGGGCGTTTTCTGCCGCGTATAATGCTCCGGAGATTCTTTATATCGCGGTTGTTATAAGTCTCTGTATGAACGTCGGAAGCTATTGGTATTCCGACAAACTGGTGATTGCAATGACGGGGGCGAAACCTGTTTTCAAAAAAGATAATCCCGATCTATGGAATATAGTTGAAAATCTTTCCATTACGGCGGGACTTCCGATGCCGAAGGTCTATGTTGTCGATGACCAAGCGCCGAACGCATTTGCAACGGGACGTGACAAAGAACACGCGGTTGTCGCAGTAACGACAGGACTGCTCTCTGTTCTCAATCGAACCGAACTTGAGGGGGTGGTCGCTCACGAACTTTCTCACATTGGAAATCGCGATATTCTCATATCCACCATTGCGGTTGTTCTTGCCGGTTTTATTGCCATTCTTTCCAACATGTTTTTACGCATGGCCCGATTTGGCGGGAGCCGGAACAATAGGAACGGTGGAGGATTACAGGCCATAGGACTTATTGTCGGTCTTTTGCTCGCCATCCTCGCTCCCATAGCGGCAACACTTATCCGGCTTGCTGTTTCCCGAAAGCGCGAATTTCTGGCGGATGCATCCGGCGCATTGCTTACGCGTTACCCTGAAGGTCTTGCGAGTGCTCTGGAAAAGATAAGCCGATACGGACAGCCGATGCAACGGGCCAACGATGCGACTGCGCATCTCTTTATTTCCAATCCGTTCGGTTCTTCGAAGGGCTTGCACGCGCTTTTCATGACCCATCCGCCCGTTGAAGAACGCACTAAGGCACTTCGTGAAAGTTAA
- a CDS encoding CDP-alcohol phosphatidyltransferase family protein, whose amino-acid sequence MEATFKTEISPKITVFDRILRKTLLKLIPYTVTPNAVTVFRFMTIPFVVYFLYNEFYFYGSILFLISALSDAVDGALARTRNQITEWGKMYDPFADKLLVVSSTLILLLRYTHAFLAWAIAILELFIVISAVYRRMVKHIPVQAHVTGKIKMVLQCVGLCTVLLYVLTSVPILFSFGIFTLYLALFFGFISLFVYYSA is encoded by the coding sequence ATGGAAGCAACATTTAAAACAGAAATTTCTCCCAAAATAACCGTTTTCGACAGAATACTCCGAAAAACCCTCTTGAAATTGATACCGTATACCGTAACTCCTAACGCGGTTACGGTATTTCGCTTCATGACCATTCCGTTTGTTGTGTATTTTTTATACAACGAATTTTATTTTTATGGCTCTATTCTTTTTTTAATTTCCGCTCTCTCCGATGCCGTTGACGGCGCACTTGCCCGGACCAGAAACCAGATTACCGAATGGGGGAAAATGTATGACCCGTTTGCGGACAAACTGCTTGTTGTTTCAAGCACTCTCATTTTGCTTCTGCGATACACGCACGCGTTTCTCGCTTGGGCGATTGCCATACTTGAGCTTTTCATTGTTATTAGTGCCGTCTATCGGAGAATGGTCAAACACATTCCCGTTCAGGCTCATGTTACGGGAAAGATAAAAATGGTTTTACAGTGTGTAGGTCTTTGTACCGTTCTTTTGTACGTTCTCACTTCGGTGCCAATTCTATTTTCTTTCGGCATATTTACCCTTTATCTCGCTCTTTTCTTTGGCTTCATCAGCCTTT
- a CDS encoding co-chaperone GroES: MKKQSSTDSYQAIMPLGDRVLVKPLTSDVKKTDSGIIIPETVDKEKPEQGKVIAVGEGRYEDGKLVPMRVKKGQKIVFSKYGYDEIKINGEEFYIIEEKNILAVVKE, translated from the coding sequence ATGAAAAAACAATCTTCGACAGACTCATATCAGGCAATTATGCCCTTGGGAGACAGAGTACTTGTAAAACCCCTTACCTCCGATGTAAAAAAAACGGACTCGGGAATTATCATTCCTGAAACCGTCGATAAAGAAAAACCGGAGCAGGGCAAAGTGATTGCTGTGGGAGAGGGGCGGTATGAAGACGGAAAACTCGTACCGATGCGGGTGAAAAAAGGTCAAAAAATCGTTTTTTCAAAATACGGATATGACGAGATAAAAATAAACGGAGAAGAGTTTTACATCATAGAAGAGAAGAACATTTTAGCGGTTGTAAAAGAATAA
- a CDS encoding cupin domain-containing protein yields the protein MKRRETFKTLFSDTSVKIKKIVSPKSFRSAIFTQSDNEFVFMLKGSATLSVGGKKVFLRKNHSLFIPKKTAHRILSTSAATKTEWLAIHIK from the coding sequence ATGAAAAGGAGAGAAACATTCAAAACTCTCTTTAGCGATACCTCTGTCAAAATAAAGAAAATTGTCAGTCCGAAGTCCTTTCGGAGCGCCATCTTTACACAGAGCGACAACGAGTTTGTCTTCATGCTCAAAGGAAGCGCAACCCTTTCTGTCGGTGGTAAGAAAGTTTTCTTGAGAAAAAACCATTCGCTTTTTATCCCGAAAAAAACCGCACACCGGATTCTTTCCACTTCCGCGGCAACGAAAACCGAGTGGCTTGCCATCCATATAAAATAA
- the groL gene encoding chaperonin GroEL (60 kDa chaperone family; promotes refolding of misfolded polypeptides especially under stressful conditions; forms two stacked rings of heptamers to form a barrel-shaped 14mer; ends can be capped by GroES; misfolded proteins enter the barrel where they are refolded when GroES binds): protein MAKQILFSEDARKSLKRGVDAVADAVKITIGPRGRNVVLDKGYGAPMITNDGVSIAKEISLADKFENMGAEIIKEVATKTNDTAGDGTTTSVIITQALISEGMKHTTMGVNAMGVRAGIESAAKETVAALKNIAKPIKSKEEIQQVATIAAESAEIGTIIANTIEKVGKDGVVTVEESQTFGVDSEVVEGMQFDKGYVSPYMITDAERMEAVYKNPLILVTDKKISAIKEILPLLEKVSQAGGKDIVIIAEDIEGEALTTFILNRLRGTFNVLAIKAPGYGDRKKEMLQDIALTIGAKVVSEELGIKLENADLNVLGRATKVISKKDETVIVGGKGKKAEIESRVAQIKTQREQSDSKFDIEKLDERIAKLSGGVAVIRVGAATETEMKYLKLKIEDAVAATKAAIAEGIVAGGGSALIRAAKKISGKKAFTTEAEKIGWEILRKSLEAPLKNIAMNAGKEDGSVIIEKIRNAEGENAGYDALNDVFVTDMFKAGIIDPVKVTRTAVENAASGAAILLTTEAAIADAPKEEKTGTPNMPDMGGMGY, encoded by the coding sequence ATGGCAAAACAAATTCTATTCAGCGAAGATGCACGAAAATCACTCAAACGCGGAGTGGATGCCGTAGCTGACGCGGTCAAAATTACCATCGGGCCCCGCGGCAGAAATGTCGTTTTGGACAAAGGCTATGGCGCGCCCATGATTACAAACGACGGTGTGTCTATCGCCAAAGAAATTTCTTTGGCCGATAAATTTGAGAATATGGGTGCCGAAATAATCAAAGAAGTTGCCACAAAAACGAATGATACGGCAGGCGACGGAACAACCACCTCGGTTATCATCACTCAAGCGCTTATTTCGGAAGGAATGAAACATACGACCATGGGGGTTAACGCTATGGGAGTGCGCGCCGGAATTGAAAGTGCCGCCAAAGAAACGGTTGCCGCCCTGAAAAACATCGCCAAACCCATCAAATCAAAAGAAGAAATACAACAAGTTGCCACAATTGCCGCGGAATCGGCGGAAATAGGAACGATTATCGCCAATACAATAGAAAAAGTGGGCAAAGACGGGGTAGTGACCGTTGAAGAATCACAAACTTTCGGTGTTGACTCCGAAGTTGTTGAAGGGATGCAGTTCGATAAAGGGTATGTTTCGCCATACATGATTACGGATGCCGAACGGATGGAAGCTGTATACAAAAACCCCCTTATTCTCGTCACCGACAAGAAAATTTCGGCTATCAAAGAAATTCTTCCGCTTCTTGAAAAAGTCTCTCAGGCGGGTGGAAAAGATATTGTTATTATTGCCGAAGATATTGAGGGTGAGGCGTTGACGACATTTATTCTCAATCGTTTGCGCGGCACATTTAATGTTCTTGCCATCAAAGCTCCGGGATATGGCGATCGGAAGAAAGAAATGCTTCAGGATATTGCCTTGACCATTGGCGCCAAAGTTGTTTCGGAAGAGTTGGGAATAAAGCTTGAAAACGCGGACCTTAATGTTCTGGGCCGCGCGACGAAAGTGATTTCAAAGAAAGACGAGACGGTTATTGTCGGAGGAAAAGGGAAAAAGGCGGAAATCGAATCCCGTGTTGCCCAAATAAAAACCCAAAGGGAACAAAGCGACTCAAAATTTGATATTGAAAAGTTGGATGAACGAATCGCTAAATTATCCGGGGGGGTGGCGGTCATCCGTGTAGGTGCCGCTACAGAAACCGAAATGAAATATCTCAAACTTAAAATTGAGGATGCCGTTGCCGCGACCAAGGCCGCCATTGCCGAAGGGATAGTGGCCGGCGGGGGAAGCGCTCTGATCCGGGCCGCAAAGAAAATTTCCGGGAAAAAGGCATTTACGACCGAGGCGGAAAAAATCGGCTGGGAAATACTGCGAAAATCCCTTGAAGCACCTCTCAAGAACATTGCCATGAATGCGGGCAAGGAAGATGGTTCGGTAATTATTGAAAAAATACGAAATGCCGAAGGCGAAAACGCCGGTTATGACGCTCTCAATGATGTGTTTGTTACCGATATGTTCAAAGCCGGAATCATCGACCCCGTAAAAGTTACCCGAACCGCGGTTGAAAATGCCGCGTCAGGCGCCGCCATACTTCTTACGACCGAGGCGGCAATAGCCGATGCGCCCAAGGAAGAAAAAACAGGAACTCCAAATATGCCCGACATGGGCGGAATGGGATACTAA